The genomic window ACCGAGTTTCGATTGTATGGGATTGGTTCCTTTTAATATCAATCCGCATTACCTCGATCCGAATCCGGAGTTGAAGCATAATGGCGAAACCAGAGAAACAAGAATTAAAGAATTTTTAACGCAAAATGATCTGAAAGTTGTCGGTTTACGCGAAGGAAACTGGATCAGAAGAATCGGAGATAGGATTACTGTCGAAGGAAGTGAACTGACAAGGATTTTTGAGAAAAGCAAAGAACCTTATGAGATAGAAGCCGGCTCGGAACTGTGAATTTTATTTTAATTATATTTGAATAAAGGTTTATAAAGATGCTTCGACTTCGCTCAGCATGACACCGCTACAAATGACGGTTAGTATTAGGACTGTCATGCTGAGCGAAGTCGAAGCATCTCTAAAAAAATAATTTACAAGAGATTAAAACGCAATGAAAAAAGCATTTGCCATTCTTACTTTATCCACACAAATTTTTTTTGCACAGAATATTTCTCAGAAATTGGATGCCGCAACCAAAAATCTGATGGATTCTTCGGGAGCAATTTCTTCCAGTTTGTCTTTCTATGTTTCCGATGAAAACGGAAATTTTATTTACGAATATCAGGGAAATAAAGGACTTTCTACAGCTTCTACGCAAAAGATATTTACCGCAGCAGCTGCTTTGGAAACGTTAGGGAAAAATTATACCTATACAACCACTTCCAGCTATTCCGGGACTGTTTCAGGAGGAGTTTTAAAAGGAAATCTTTTCATCAGTTCAAACGGTGATCCTACATTGGGAAGCTGGAGATATGATGCTTATAAGCCTGAAAATTTTAGACAAAAATTAATTGAAGCCATAAAAAAATCCGGAATTACAAAAATTTCGGGTGATGTTATTATAGATGACTCTTATTTTGATCATCAGACGATTCCCGGAGGCTGGCCTTGGGATGATCTGGGAAACTATTATGGAGCAGGAGTTTGGGGCATCAACTGGAGAGAAAATCAGTTTGATATTAATATTAACGGGAAGGATTTTAAAGGATTTTCCTATCCTTTGGAAGGCGTCAATTGGCTGAATGATTTGAAAGTGGGCGGAAGTTCAGACCAAAGTTTGATTTTCACGGCACCACATTCCAATGTCGCGTTAATTAATGGGACTTTACCTTCAAAAACGGTCACCGTTTCAGGTTCTACACCGAATCCGCCACTGCAGTTGGGTGTTGAAGTCAAACAATGGTTAAAAGAATCAGGAATTGATTTTTCAGGAAAAGTGGTCACGAATTCCCAGCTTGAAATCGAAGGAAAAAAAGTGTTGGAAGCTCCAAAAGAAAATGTAATTTTTACGTATCAGTCGCCGACTTTGGATAAAATTATTTACTGGTTTTTAAGAAAAAGCATCAATCTTTACGGTGAAACGTTAATTAAAACATTAGGAAAAGAGAAAAAAGGAAACCCAAGTTTTAAAAGTGGAGTCGCTTTTCTGAAAGAATTCTGGAAGTCGAAAGGAATCAATACGAATATGATCAATTTTGCCGACGGGAGCGGGCTTTCACCACAGAATTATGTTTCGTCAAAAGCAGAAGTTCAGGCTTTATTATATGCCAAAAAACAGCCTTGGTTTGAGTCTTATTACGATGGTTTCCCGACCCAGGACAACGGCATGAAAATGAAAAGCGGAACAATGAGGGATACAAAATCTTTTGCAGGCTACCACACCTCGAAAGATGGAAAAAAATATGTATTTTCAATCATTATTAACAATTATCAGGGAAGCGGAAGTTCGGAGCTGCAGAAAATTCTGAATGTTTTAAAATAAATTACTTTGAGAAAGTCAATATTTGCAAGACTTAATAACTGGATTATTTTTACTTTAATGACAATTGTTGTCCTCACGATTGTCATCGCTTCGACTGTTATTGTCAGTTTTCTTCGTAAAGAAGAGGTAAAAAGGGTGGATATTTTGGTAAGTGCCCTGAAATTTCAGCAGGAAGTGACAAACCCCAATCTGGAAGTTCAGGCATTGCTTCTTCAGATTTATAGCTCAAATACAACGATTCCCCTGATCATTTTAGATCAGGACGATCAGATTATAGAACATAAAAATCTTCCCCAGGATATAGGGAATGATCCCATAAAAATAAAGGCTTTGGCAAAAAAAATGGCCAAAAGCTATGCTCCCATCGAAATTGAAATTGTAAAAGGAAATAAACAGATTGTTTACTATGATAACTCTCCGTTGCTTAATAATCTTCAGTATTCACCTTATATTTTAGGATTTTTTATTCTTTCTTATTTTGGATTTTCTTTCTGGTTTTTCAGGACGATCAAGAAAACGGATGAAGGATATCTCTGGGCTGGATTGGCCAAAGAAACAGCCCATCAAATCGGAACTCCTTTATCTTCTATGATTGGCTGGATGGAGATTATGAAGCTCGATACACCTGATTCTGAAGGGGTTCGTGAGATTGAAAAAGATATTGAACGATTAAGAACTATTTCTGAAAGATTTTCAAAAATTGGTTCTGTTCCAGAGCTTAATGACAAAAATTTTAATGCCACGATCCGGGAGAATTACGATTATTTAAAAACAAGAATTTCAAGGAAAATAAACTTTGGACTGCATCTTCCGAATTACGAAATTTCAGTTCCTCACAACAAAATCCTGATGAGCTGGGTAATTGAAAATCTGGTGAAAAATGCTGTAGATGCGATGAAAGGCGAAGGTTCAATCTCCATTTCCGTTTTTGAAAGAAACAAAAATATTTTGGTTGAAGTGCAGGATAACGGAAGCGGAATGACCAAGCAACAGGCCAGAAATGCCTTCAAACCTGGATATTCTACAAAAAAAAGAGGTTGGGGATTGGGGTTGTCTTTAGCAAAAAGAGTTATTCAGGAATATCATAACGGGGACATTAAAATCGTACAGACGGAAATAGGAAAGGGAACGACTTTTAGAATTATGATTAAGAAAGCTTGATATATTTAAACACGAATAACATTAATTTTTTCACCAATTACCACTAATTTTTAGATACTAAAATTAATGATTGTGTTTATTTGTGAAAAAATTAA from Chryseobacterium wanjuense includes these protein-coding regions:
- the dacB gene encoding D-alanyl-D-alanine carboxypeptidase/D-alanyl-D-alanine endopeptidase, whose translation is MKKAFAILTLSTQIFFAQNISQKLDAATKNLMDSSGAISSSLSFYVSDENGNFIYEYQGNKGLSTASTQKIFTAAAALETLGKNYTYTTTSSYSGTVSGGVLKGNLFISSNGDPTLGSWRYDAYKPENFRQKLIEAIKKSGITKISGDVIIDDSYFDHQTIPGGWPWDDLGNYYGAGVWGINWRENQFDININGKDFKGFSYPLEGVNWLNDLKVGGSSDQSLIFTAPHSNVALINGTLPSKTVTVSGSTPNPPLQLGVEVKQWLKESGIDFSGKVVTNSQLEIEGKKVLEAPKENVIFTYQSPTLDKIIYWFLRKSINLYGETLIKTLGKEKKGNPSFKSGVAFLKEFWKSKGINTNMINFADGSGLSPQNYVSSKAEVQALLYAKKQPWFESYYDGFPTQDNGMKMKSGTMRDTKSFAGYHTSKDGKKYVFSIIINNYQGSGSSELQKILNVLK
- a CDS encoding sensor histidine kinase; this encodes MTLRKSIFARLNNWIIFTLMTIVVLTIVIASTVIVSFLRKEEVKRVDILVSALKFQQEVTNPNLEVQALLLQIYSSNTTIPLIILDQDDQIIEHKNLPQDIGNDPIKIKALAKKMAKSYAPIEIEIVKGNKQIVYYDNSPLLNNLQYSPYILGFFILSYFGFSFWFFRTIKKTDEGYLWAGLAKETAHQIGTPLSSMIGWMEIMKLDTPDSEGVREIEKDIERLRTISERFSKIGSVPELNDKNFNATIRENYDYLKTRISRKINFGLHLPNYEISVPHNKILMSWVIENLVKNAVDAMKGEGSISISVFERNKNILVEVQDNGSGMTKQQARNAFKPGYSTKKRGWGLGLSLAKRVIQEYHNGDIKIVQTEIGKGTTFRIMIKKA